In one Drosophila pseudoobscura strain MV-25-SWS-2005 chromosome X, UCI_Dpse_MV25, whole genome shotgun sequence genomic region, the following are encoded:
- the LOC6902291 gene encoding uncharacterized protein, which yields MPSSARAEQEQEQQQRSSNHYSDRPGPKLRIPASVAQATWHRHRKSRTRRALASALDRLRVMEKMVQLQTKRHDRLLSSLQECGGTGKGTHKGTHNGTHNGTAPATRTGTGSVETLIRGSEKEEEAETSGQGWQTFMDSVRCRLNVNQVVRQVRNDAALTLDFVVLLVAAALISCVGLVGNSYLLLSSSMLISPLMGPIIAGTFGSVIGDRGLWWLGFKNELIGIAVSAGIGFIFGVLVFRLGPFFAIGSGLTEEIVSRCTIHALAIGIMTALVSGAAGAIAVLGGNTGSLAGVAISASLLPPAVNAGLLFALALGARVLHRDHELIQTLGKHHEYSNNLETELLVCALVSMALALVNVVCIWVTGVIVLLIKEVTPAVQRNQQFWRHDVRTARRAAHRDPALQEAINRWDERSQSQLDFGADIDLEAPQYQNTWSPGMDRMPIREHLQSNYHTVHGFQELCFTLQKLKQDQTLGGQRATSTGPTVMELFASIKQDKREREVSKAKASCSETVLTGRSGTSRGHGASICPPDRPLRLLPIGRAPIEKEEDESEA from the coding sequence ATGCCAAGCAGTGCCCGggcggagcaggagcaggagcagcagcagaggtcCTCCAACCACTATTCAGACCGGCCTGGACCAAAGCTAAGGATCCCCGCCTCGGTGGCGCAGGCGACCTGGCACCGGCACCGAAAGAGCCGCACCAGACGGGCCTTGGCGTCGGCCCTGGACCGTCTTCGGGTGATGGAGAAGATGGTGCAGCTTCAGACTAAGCGGCACGATCGACTGCTGAGCAGCCTCCAGGAGTGCGGGGGCACCGGCAAGGGCACCCACAAAGGCACCCACAACGGCACCCACAATGGCACCGCCCCCGCCACacgcactggcactggcagtgtgGAGACCCTGATCCGTGGCtcggagaaggaggaggaggcggagacgAGCGGCCAGGGCTGGCAGACGTTCATGGACTCGGTGAGGTGTCGCCTGAACGTCAACCAGGTGGTGCGACAGGTGCGCAACGATGCCGCCCTCACGCTGGACtttgtggtgctgctggtggccgCCGCGCTGATCTCGTGCGTGGGTCTGGTGGGGAACAGCTACCTGCTGCTGTCCAGCAGCATGCTCATCTCGCCGCTGATGGGGCCGATCATTGCCGGCACGTTCGGGTCGGTGATCGGCGACCGGGGCCTGTGGTGGCTGGGCTTCAAGAACGAGCTGATCGGCATCGCCGTCTCGGCGGGAATCGGGTTCATCTTCGGCGTGCTCGTGTTTCGCTTGGGCCCCTTCTTCGCCATCGGCTCGGGCCTCACCGAGGAGATCGTCTCGCGCTGCACCATCCACGCCCTGGCCATTGGCATCATGACGGCCCTGGTCTCGGGCGCCGCGGGAGCCATCGCCGTTTTGGGCGGCAACACCGGCTCCCTGGCGGGCGTCGCCATCTCGGCCTCACTGCTGCCGCCGGCGGTGAACGCGGGCCTGCTGTTCGCCCTGGCCCTGGGCGCTCGGGTCCTGCACCGCGACCACGAGCTCATCCAGACCCTCGGCAAGCACCACGAGTACTCGAACAACCTGGAGACCGAGCTGCTGGTCTGCGCTCTGGTCAGCATGGCCCTGGCCCTCGTGAATGTCGTCTGCATTTGGGTGACGGGCGTGATCGTGCTGCTCATCAAGGAGGTGACGCCGGCGGTGCAGCGGAACCAGCAGTTCTGGCGCCACGACGTCCGTACCGCCCGCAGGGCGGCGCACCGGGATCCGGCCCTCCAGGAGGCCATCAACCGGTGGGACGagcggagccagagccagctgGACTTCGGTGCGGACATCGACCTGGAGGCCCCGCAGTACCAGAACACCTGGTCGCCCGGCATGGACCGAATGCCCATCAGGGAGCATCTGCAGAGCAACTACCACACGGTCCACGGCTTCCAGGAGCTCTGCTTCACCCTCCAGAAGCTCAAGCAGGATCAGACTCTGGGCGGCCAGAGGGCGACCTCCACGGGGCCCACTGTAATGGAGCTGTTCGCCAGCATCAAGCAGGacaagagggagagagaagtCAGCAAGGCAAAGGCCTCCTGCTCCGAGACAGTCCTGACCGGCAGGAGCGGTACCAGCCGTGGGCATGGAGCCTCGATCTGCCCTCCAGATCGTCCGCTGCGCCTGCTGCCCATCGGCAGGGCACCCatcgagaaggaggaggacgaaTCGGAAGCTTAG